In one window of Mus pahari chromosome 3, PAHARI_EIJ_v1.1, whole genome shotgun sequence DNA:
- the Surf2 gene encoding surfeit locus protein 2 isoform X1 codes for MDEPPSDVLAFLRQHPSLRLLPNTHKVRCSLTGHELPCRLPELQVYTRGKKYQRLSSAFSNFDYAAFEPHIVPSTKNRHQLFCKLTLRHINKSPEHVLRHTQGRRYQRALHQYEECQKQGVEYVPACLLHKRKKREDQTNGDELPGQRTGFWEPDSSDEGGAWSDDSMTDLYPPELFTKREPGKPENGDTPEDFLTDQQDEKPEHSEEKSTRERGEARVGHKRGRNLRKKQLTSLTKKFKSHHHKPKNFSSFKQLGR; via the exons ATGGACGAACCACCCTCTGATGTGCTCGCATTCTTGCGCCAGCACCCCAGCTTGAGACTACTGCCCAACACCCACAAG GTTCGCTGCTCCCTAACTGGCCATGAGCTGCCCTGCCGTCTGCCGGAGCTCCAGGTCTACACCCGCGGCAAGAAGTACCAGCGGCTGTCAAGTGCCTTCTCTAACTTCGATTACGCAGCTTTCGAGCCACACATTGTGCCCAGCACAAAGAATCG GCACCAACTCTTCTGCAAACTCACCCTGAGGCACATCAATAAATCCCCAGAACATGTGCTGAGGCACACCCAGGGCCGGAGGTATCAGAGAGCACTTCATCAAT ATGAAGAGTGTCAGAAACAAGGTGTGGAGTATGTCCCTGCCTGCCTTCTacacaagaggaagaagagggaggaccAGACGAATGGTGATGAGCTCCCAGGCCAGAGAACAGGTTTCTGGGAGCCAGATTCCAGTGACGAGGGAGGCGCCTGGAGCGACGACAGCATGACAGACCTATATCCGC CTGAGCTGTTCACAAAGAGAGAACCAGGCAAGCCTGAGAACGGTGACACTCCTGAAGACTTTCTGACAGACCAACAGGATGAGAAGCCGGAGCATTCAGAAGAGAAGAGCactagagagagaggagaggccagagTGGGCCACAAGAGGGGCCGTAACCTGAGGAAG AAGCAGCTCACCTCCTTGACCAAGAAGTTCAAGAGCCATCATCACAAGCCCAAGAACTTCAGTTCCTTTAAGCAACTGGGGAGATGA
- the LOC110318261 gene encoding surfeit locus protein 1 isoform X2, whose protein sequence is MVCRPRRCCSSTAETAAAKAEDDSILQWLLLLIPATAFGLGTWQVQRRKWKLKLIAELESRVMAEPIPLPADPMELKNLEYRPVKVRGHFDHSKELYIMPRTMVDPVREARDAGRLSSTESGAHVVTPFHCSDLGVTILVNRGFVPRKKVNPETRQKGQVLGEVDLVGIVRLTENRKPFVPENSPERNHWYYRDLEAMAKLTGADPIFIDADFQSTTPGGPIGGQTRVTLRNEHMQYIITWYGLCAATSYLWFQKFVRRAPVV, encoded by the exons ATGGTCTGTAGACCACGCAGGTGTTGCAGTTCTACTGCTGAGACAGCCGCCGCTAAAGCAGAGGACGACTCTATTCTCCAGTGGCTCCTGCTTTTAATCCCTGCTACTGCTTTTGGCCTGGGGACTTGGCAG GTCCAACGTCGGAAATGGAAGCTGAAACTTATTGCAGAATTAGAGTCTCGAGTCATGGCTGAGCCCATCCCTCTACCTGCAGA CCCAATGGAACTGAAAAACCTGGAGTACAGGCCAGTGAAGGTCAGGGGGCACTTTGACCACTCCAAAGAGTTGTACATAATGCCTCGGACCATGGTGGACCCTGTCCGAGAGGCCCGTGATGCCGGCAGACTATCCTCAACTGAAAGTGGGGCCCATGTAGTTACTCCTTTCCATTGCTCTGACTTGGG AGTCACCATCCTGGTTAATAGAGGATTTGTTCCCAGGAAGAAAGTGAATCCTGAGACCAGGCAGAAAGGCCAG GTTCTGGGAGAAGTAGACCTAGTTGGCATAGTGAGGCTCACAGAAAACAGGAAGCCCTTTGTTCCAGAGAACAGCCCAGAAAGGAATCACTGGTATTATCGAGACCTGGAAGCTATGGCCAAGCTAACAGGAGCGGACCCCATCTTCATTGATGCAGACTTCC AAAGCACAACCCCCGGCGGACCCATTGGCGGTCAGACGAGAGTGACTCTGAGGAACGAGCACATGCAGTACATCATTACCTG GTATGGACTGTGTGCGGCCACATCATATTTGTGGTTCCAGAAATTTGTACGTCGGGCACCCGTTGTGTGA
- the Rpl7a gene encoding 60S ribosomal protein L7a, translating into MPKGKKAKGKKVAPAPAVVKKQEAKKVVNPLFEKRPKNFXXGQDIQPKRDLTRFVKWPRYIRLQRQRAILYKRLKVPPAINQFTQALDRQTATQLLKLAHKYRPETKQEKKQRLLARAEKKAAGKGDVPTKRPPVLRAGVNTVTTLVENKKAQLVVIAHDVDPIELVVFLPALCRKMGVPYCIIXGKARLGRLVHRKTCTTVAFTQVNSEDKGALAKLVEAIRTNYNDRYDEIRRHWGGNVLGPKSVARIAKLEKAKAKELATKLG; encoded by the exons ATG CCCAAAGGgaagaaggccaaggggaagaaggtggccccGGCCCCCGCCGTCGTCAAGAAGCAGGAGGCCAAGAAGGTGGTCAACCCTCTCTTCGAGAAGAGGCCCAAGAACTTC NNNNNNGGACAGGAcatccagcccaaaagagatcTAACGCGCTTCGTCAAATGGCCCCGCTACATCAGGCTGCAGCggcaaagagccatcctctaCAAGCGGCTCAAAGTccctcctgccattaaccagttcacccaggcgctggacaggcagacag ctactcagctgcttaagctcgcccacaagtacaggccagagacaaagcaagagaagaagcaaaggctgctggcccgtgctgagaagaaagctgctggcaaaggggacGTCCCAACCAAGAGACCACCTGTCCTTCGAGCGG GAGTCaatacagtcaccaccttggtggagaacaagaaggcgcAGCTGGTGGTGATTGCGCATGACGTAGACCCCATTGAG CTGGTGGTCTTCCTGCCGGCCCTGTGTCGAAAGATGGGggtgccctactgcatcatcaaNggaaaggccaggctggggcgcctggtccacaggaaaacatgcaccactgttgccttcacacaggtcaACTC ggaagacaagggtgctctggctaagctggtggaagctattaggaccaattataatgacagatatgatGAG ATCCGTCGCCACTGGGGAGGCAATGTCCTGGGTCCGAAGTCTGTGGCTCgcattgccaagctggaaaaggcaaaggctaaagaactcgccactaaattgggttaa
- the LOC110318261 gene encoding surfeit locus protein 1 isoform X1, with protein sequence MIGDAPLTPQPPREAEHRPGRKQISRSRKCSKMAAVMALAVLPRRMTRWPQWVYAGPAPLCAVRRSVFGFSGRSGMVCRPRRCCSSTAETAAAKAEDDSILQWLLLLIPATAFGLGTWQVQRRKWKLKLIAELESRVMAEPIPLPADPMELKNLEYRPVKVRGHFDHSKELYIMPRTMVDPVREARDAGRLSSTESGAHVVTPFHCSDLGVTILVNRGFVPRKKVNPETRQKGQVLGEVDLVGIVRLTENRKPFVPENSPERNHWYYRDLEAMAKLTGADPIFIDADFQSTTPGGPIGGQTRVTLRNEHMQYIITWYGLCAATSYLWFQKFVRRAPVV encoded by the exons ATGATCGGAGATGCCCCTCTGACGCCGCAGCCACCACGTGAGGCAGAGCACCGTCCCGGAAGGAAGCAGATTTCTCGGTCCCGGAAGTGCTCAAAGATGGCTGCTGTGATGGCTTTGGCTGTGCTGCCGCGACGGATGACGCGGTGGCCGCAATGGGTTTACGCGGGACCG GCCCCGTTATGCGCTGTCAGGAGGAGCGTCTTTGGGTTTTCTGGCCGCTCAG GGATGGTCTGTAGACCACGCAGGTGTTGCAGTTCTACTGCTGAGACAGCCGCCGCTAAAGCAGAGGACGACTCTATTCTCCAGTGGCTCCTGCTTTTAATCCCTGCTACTGCTTTTGGCCTGGGGACTTGGCAG GTCCAACGTCGGAAATGGAAGCTGAAACTTATTGCAGAATTAGAGTCTCGAGTCATGGCTGAGCCCATCCCTCTACCTGCAGA CCCAATGGAACTGAAAAACCTGGAGTACAGGCCAGTGAAGGTCAGGGGGCACTTTGACCACTCCAAAGAGTTGTACATAATGCCTCGGACCATGGTGGACCCTGTCCGAGAGGCCCGTGATGCCGGCAGACTATCCTCAACTGAAAGTGGGGCCCATGTAGTTACTCCTTTCCATTGCTCTGACTTGGG AGTCACCATCCTGGTTAATAGAGGATTTGTTCCCAGGAAGAAAGTGAATCCTGAGACCAGGCAGAAAGGCCAG GTTCTGGGAGAAGTAGACCTAGTTGGCATAGTGAGGCTCACAGAAAACAGGAAGCCCTTTGTTCCAGAGAACAGCCCAGAAAGGAATCACTGGTATTATCGAGACCTGGAAGCTATGGCCAAGCTAACAGGAGCGGACCCCATCTTCATTGATGCAGACTTCC AAAGCACAACCCCCGGCGGACCCATTGGCGGTCAGACGAGAGTGACTCTGAGGAACGAGCACATGCAGTACATCATTACCTG GTATGGACTGTGTGCGGCCACATCATATTTGTGGTTCCAGAAATTTGTACGTCGGGCACCCGTTGTGTGA
- the Surf2 gene encoding surfeit locus protein 2 isoform X2 encodes MDEPPSDVLAFLRQHPSLRLLPNTHKVRCSLTGHELPCRLPELQVYTRGKKYQRLSSAFSNFDYAAFEPHIVPSTKNRHQLFCKLTLRHINKSPEHVLRHTQGRRYQRALHQYEECQKQGVEYVPACLLHKRKKREDQTNGDELPGQRTGFWEPDSSDEGGAWSDDSMTDLYPPELFTKREPGKPENGDTPEDFLTDQQDEKPEHSEEKSTRERGEARVGHKRGRNLRKVPH; translated from the exons ATGGACGAACCACCCTCTGATGTGCTCGCATTCTTGCGCCAGCACCCCAGCTTGAGACTACTGCCCAACACCCACAAG GTTCGCTGCTCCCTAACTGGCCATGAGCTGCCCTGCCGTCTGCCGGAGCTCCAGGTCTACACCCGCGGCAAGAAGTACCAGCGGCTGTCAAGTGCCTTCTCTAACTTCGATTACGCAGCTTTCGAGCCACACATTGTGCCCAGCACAAAGAATCG GCACCAACTCTTCTGCAAACTCACCCTGAGGCACATCAATAAATCCCCAGAACATGTGCTGAGGCACACCCAGGGCCGGAGGTATCAGAGAGCACTTCATCAAT ATGAAGAGTGTCAGAAACAAGGTGTGGAGTATGTCCCTGCCTGCCTTCTacacaagaggaagaagagggaggaccAGACGAATGGTGATGAGCTCCCAGGCCAGAGAACAGGTTTCTGGGAGCCAGATTCCAGTGACGAGGGAGGCGCCTGGAGCGACGACAGCATGACAGACCTATATCCGC CTGAGCTGTTCACAAAGAGAGAACCAGGCAAGCCTGAGAACGGTGACACTCCTGAAGACTTTCTGACAGACCAACAGGATGAGAAGCCGGAGCATTCAGAAGAGAAGAGCactagagagagaggagaggccagagTGGGCCACAAGAGGGGCCGTAACCTGAGGAAG GTCCCACACTGA